The following are encoded in a window of Flavobacterium cupriresistens genomic DNA:
- a CDS encoding polymorphic toxin type 23 domain-containing protein, whose product MGQFSISVLSGAAIGAITGGVDLSSSVLSAASVGQAVATGFVSAILPSYGVQVGDWSFNISPAIAFGNTSGIGASLSVGYSSGDFSFSAGIGIMSNSNYNGFGKNGLEIRKSILAAYDDGKTGVSLGSNMWGGDFAQRTGMFGIHLGDFKAVYENDGGPVLKKGLGDAGDSYRTAALNLSVGEFSAGFNLFTGKRENIPRGGSPENKIADGYGRKYNYGYVKEEGKKYRLGALTMGYGAYRIGVNSEHVRHTIQDRTIHGLIHDQGFENQSWDWNGYSQYKTSNIFTSW is encoded by the coding sequence TTGGGACAATTTAGTATTTCTGTTTTAAGTGGAGCTGCTATTGGAGCAATAACTGGAGGTGTGGATCTTTCAAGTAGTGTTTTAAGTGCGGCTTCTGTAGGGCAAGCTGTTGCAACTGGTTTCGTGTCTGCCATTTTACCTTCCTATGGAGTACAGGTTGGAGATTGGAGTTTTAATATTTCTCCTGCTATTGCCTTTGGAAATACTTCGGGTATTGGGGCTAGTCTTTCTGTAGGATATAGTAGTGGTGATTTTAGTTTTTCAGCTGGAATTGGTATTATGAGTAATAGTAATTATAACGGATTTGGTAAGAACGGGTTAGAAATACGAAAGTCTATTCTTGCTGCTTATGATGATGGTAAAACAGGGGTTTCTTTAGGGAGTAATATGTGGGGAGGTGATTTTGCACAGCGAACAGGAATGTTTGGCATTCATTTGGGTGATTTTAAGGCAGTATATGAAAATGATGGTGGGCCAGTTTTAAAGAAAGGATTGGGAGATGCGGGGGATTCTTACAGAACTGCAGCTTTGAATTTGTCCGTTGGAGAATTTAGTGCTGGGTTTAATCTCTTTACTGGTAAGAGGGAGAATATTCCTAGAGGAGGATCTCCTGAGAATAAAATTGCAGATGGTTATGGAAGAAAATATAATTACGGCTATGTGAAGGAAGAAGGTAAAAAATACAGATTAGGTGCTTTAACAATGGGTTATGGAGCCTATAGGATAGGAGTGAATAGTGAACATGTTAGACATACTATTCAAGATAGAACAATACATGGATTAATTCATGATCAAGGTTTTGAAAACCAATCATGGGATTGGAATGGGTATTCACAATATAAAACCTCTAATATATTTACATCATGGTAA